ACAGACTGGAAAAATAATATGACACATGAGGTGAAAAGACTGTTCAAATATGTGGGGCATTTACCGAGTCTTCTAAGCATAACCCCAAATGTTGCAATCATTCAAGCTCTACTTGGGTACTGGGATCCAGAAGGTTCTATTTTTCGATTCGGTGAATGCGAACTAACACCAACTTTAGAAGAAATAGAAGGATTATTGCAGATACCTGGAAAAGGTTATCCTATGATATATCCAACTAATGGAACAAGGGAACAGTTTTATAGGTTTTTGGGATTAAGGCAGGCTAGTATGAACCAACATCCGGATGCGAGATCGTGCCCGTTAGAGTTTCTGTATGAACGATTTGGAGAAAGAGGGTCCTATGACCAGTACCGAACCGATTTTTTTATAAGTAAGGAGCAATGGGTAGAGAAGCGAGTGCAAGCATTTGGATTAGCTTTGATCAATCTGTTGTTATTCCCGCAAAAGCATGGAAAGATCACATTTTTCACTATCAACATGGTTCAGAGCCTATTTTCAGGGATTAATGGAATGACCCCTACGTTGGTGCCTGTAATCATTGCCGACATCTTCACGGCCGCTACTGAATGTCAAAAGAAGAGAGGTTTCTTTTATGGGTCAAATTTGATACTCCAAATGTGGGCAATGGAGCATCTAGCGAAGAGAACGCTAAATCCTTTGGGATATTGTCTCCCCGCAGAGAATTGGATCGAATCACACCGAGAAAGGGTCAAAAGGTATTATCGAATTGCATCTCCGACTCAGTTTATTCAAGAGTTCGATAACTTGACACCTGAGAAAATACAATGGGTTTTGGATTGGACAAAAGTTAGGGATCCGGTTTTCACGACTACCCAACACAGTTTTATCTCCCTAGCAGGCACCAATGGATTGGTCGCATATGTTCCGCAACGAGTCATGAGGCAATTCTGGTATCCACAAAGAGTTCCGATGATGCAAGGGATTGAAAATATCAGACTCAACACTGTTGCTGAGAGTCGGAGCATGGTATTGGAAGCTTGGGGAAATCTTCTTAGTTTAGAGAACTTGCACTTGGATCAAGTCAACAAATTGGAACCTAAGATCATTTCAGAATATAATGAGTGGATCAAACTGACAGTCGAACAAGCAAGAGAGAAAGCACAGTCTGTTTCCGCTAGCCCTGAAGAACAGATAGATAAGTTAAAGAAAGAGCTCGAGGATTATCAATTGCAACTTATAGTGGCAGACCATGCCCTGGAAGACGCCCGAGCACAATTAAAGTGGGagacaagaaaaactgaaaagttGGAGAGAGCCCTGGATGCATTTGACAAAATTCGTGAAGGAATTCGGAAGCTTAGTATAGGAAGTTCTAGGGAGTCTCAACGTACTAGTTTAGTAAGGCATGAGGATTTTGTAAAAATGGTCAGTCGAACCATCAATGAAGCTGTAAAAAATGATTGAACTTGTCAGTGGTTAATGAAAATTTCTACTTGAATTTCTACATTCACTTACAAGTTTGAAATTGGGATTTTACCccgaaggtgttgcatcatatTAGGCcgacccttggcacaaaaagggctccccataggacatgcattcgaattatttaaatatctactaactcatgtttttttttcctttctttttttcttttttcttgaataAATCACAGCAATTTGACAGAAAATCCAACCCTAAATGAGTTTCTTTTCTCCACTATCAGGTATTTTTCACAATTGCTACCCAAAGAAGCCCCATCATCACCAGGTCCCGAAGTAGAGTCTTGAGACAgtctgtaaacatgagttcagcGCCTGAAGCTTCGGAAAGATCTGCTATGGTTACATCACCGGACTTCACAGCATTGGGAGCTCAGTTAAGTGAGGTACTTGCCAAGTTCAATGAGTTAAGTGCTGAAATGGCCGCACAAAGGCGTGTAATTGATCAGCTGGTCGCCAGCAACAATGGTGGTAGTGTCCCAAACGATCAAGAACCTATCGATAATCACCCACCTGCACAAGACTATCAACCACCCCACACATCCAATACCCAAACACCTTTCTTTCCTCCTTTCGCTAACCCTGTTGAAAATACCTTTGCCCAATTAAATTCAGACTTTTCCTATATGCATCCGAATTATGTATTGGTGAACCCAACCAGTAGTCAAATCCCTCAAACTCATCCACAAACCAATCTGAACATCCCCCCCAATCCTTAGGGACCCCACCACCATACTGCAGAGCCTTTTGTACTGGATACTGCATCTCAAGGGAAGGCGGCGATAGAAGAACAGCCTATACCCATTGACAAAGATCTGTTAAGAAGGTTGGATCGATTCGATGATTTTATGAGAAAGAATCAAGGATTGAGCAGGCATGGTGGGTTAGATTACGATGAATTGTGTCTTTTCCCGGATATTCAGCTACCGTTGGgattcaaaacccctaaattcaGCAAGTATGATGGAACTGGAAATCCAAAGACGCACCTCAAgatgtttgccaacaagttaggTAAACCTGTGGATGATGAGAATTTGCCTATGCGTCTATTTCCGGAAAGTTTGGAGGGAGATGCTCTAGAttggtattcaaatttgaaGTCTGGAGAAGTCAAGACCTGGTTGGATCTATCAACTGCTTTTGTGAAGCAGTATGAATTTAACTGTGAGTTGGCACCAACACGAACTACACTGGAGGGTACGAAAAGAAAGCCGTTAGAGGATCACAAGACGTACGCAAAACGGTGGAGAAAGTTAGCTGCCAAAGTGGAGCCTCCTATGACCGAGGAGGAGATTGTTCGCACTTTCATCAAGGCCCACGATCCACCTTATTTTGAAGAGATCTTCCGCATGACTGGAAGTCCATTTGCTTCTATCATTAACAAATTGGAGGAGTATGATGAATTTGTCAAAGcagggaagattgttaatgtgtctgcatTAAAGTTGCAATTGGATGCtctacaaaatcaaaacaacaaTGGGAAAAAACCCCCATTCAGAAAGAAAGAAGGTGATACTGCTTTTGTATGGGATCAAGGCCCGTCTTTCAGACCCAGAAATCATCCCACCTATTCTTTTCCTTACCCGTATTACACCAATCCTCAACCAGTCTACCACACCACTACCCAATTCCATCATTCCCGACCAAATCATTTGAATACCTCGCCCTTACCTCCAACTCCACAATCTGTTTTTCAAAATCACTCTCGTCCCATTTACCATTCCAGACCAACCCTGCAAAACAATAACCCTTCTCAAAATCCTTTGCAAACCAGTGGAATTCAAACTCAGAAGCAATTTCGAACATTCACCAACTTGGGCCGACCTATTGATCAGTTGTATGAGCAATTAAAAGCAGCTGGAAAAATTGGCACTGTTCCTCCCAAAATCTATCCTAGAGGTCCCCCTGCCGGTTATGATCCGCATGCaatctgtgcttatcattctggaaGTCCAGGTCATACCACTGGCAATTGTTGGGCTTTAAAACATAAGATTCAGAACATGATTGACTCTGGAGACATCCTTCTCAGAAGAAAGGGAGAGCAGGGACCGAATGTTAGTAAGAACCCTCTACCTGAGCATGGGAGCACTGTGGGGGTTATCATCGCTGATGAAGACTTTAACGACCCCAGTCAGTACATTGTAGATGAAACTGAAGTATTTGGCGTGATGGAAACTGACCATGCGGAGATGAGGAAACTACTGTCTGTTGAAGAGTCCATAACTAAGGATAGTGCTGAAGAAAAGTTAAAATCTTTTGTGTTTGAGAAAGAGGAGCCGTTTATGGTAGAATGAGGGCCTTCCGAAGTTGACAATTCCGAGgttccttttattttggatctTCCATCTTTTGAATGGGATATATCAGAGCCTGCTATTCTCGAATTTTCAGAACAAATGCCTGTCAATAACTTGCAAGAGGTACCATGGAACTACGAGGAGCCCAGTCTGTTAATTGGAGGTAAAGATTGCTTTAAGGAAGATATATCTACTATTACTAGATCTGGGAAAATTGTGGGAAACTCCGATGTTCAATCCTGGGCCAAGGTTAAATCTCCGACACCCAAGCCTCATGTGTCTGAAAATGAAGCTGTAGATTTTCTGAAGATGCTAAAAAGAAGCGAGTACAAAATAGTGGAGCAGTTGGATAGGATGCCTGCTCAGATttcttttctgaatcttctcttgacttctGAGCTGCACAGAGAAGCATTGCTCAAAATTCTGAACGAAGCTCAAGTCCCTAAAGATATTCCGGTGGATAAATTTTCTAACATTGTGGGGAATGTACTTGCTGCTAATCATATTACCTTCTCCGATGATGATCTGACTGCAGAAGGGATCGGGCATAACAGAGCTTTGTATATATCGGTCCGTTGCAATGGAAAGCTGTTGCCGAGGGTTTTAGTGGATAATGGGTCAGCGTTGAATATCTGTCCATGGAACACTCTCACCAAACTTGGATTTCGTGATATTAAACTCCGTCCATCTGCAACTGTGGTTCGAGAATTTGATGGTTCAAGGAGGGAATCTATGGGTGAAGCAGATCTGGTATTGGAGATAGGCCCTACTCAATTCCAAGTTACTTGCCAAGTCATGGATTTCTCCAGTGTTTACAACATTTTACTTGGAAGACCTTGGATACATGCTTCCAATTCAGTGCCATCTTCTCTGCATCAAATGTTGAGATTTATTATGAATGATCAGCTCATTACTGTATTTGCTGAGAATGACTGTACcatgatcattgatgcaaattTCAAAGGCGAAGACAGAAAAGGGACTCCAATTTCATCTCATCATGTTGCTGACATAGTCTCTGTAGGTTGGGCATCTAGGGATAAGTCGTTGACTCAATCAGATTTGCCAGAGGCAAGTATTATGATGGCGAGAGAGATGATCCGAGGCGGATATGAAATAGGAAGAGGTCTTGGGCGAGAATTGCAAGGAATTTTGGAGCCGATAGAGATCCCTACGCAAAAGGATACATTTGGACTGGGATTTCATCCGACTGCTAAGGACAGAAGGGAAATGCAAGCTCGAAAACAAGATGAAAAGAAGGGCAAGCAAATTGCCTTAAATATCCCACCGCTATATCACACTTTTCCTCGTCCATCAGAGGTGATTATGCCAGAAATGAAGAATCCTGTGGAAGAGATTGAACTGGACCTGTCTCAATTATTTGTCGGGGCCACTTGTGAGGAGGAGCCATTGGAGAATGCAGAATTTTTGCCAATTACCGAAGGAGCTATTCAGAATTGGACTGCTGattatcttccctctcgaagggaatttcggtaaatttAAGGGGATTGTCTTTTGTCTAGATCACATCCAGATAGGACAGTAGTCTGGAtcttttgttaaaagaaattgctTTCATCTTTTAAACCTTTATTCTTGTTTCAGCTAATATAACTTGCTTTGTTCAAGAAAATTGCTGAAACGAAAATAAAGGTTTGGGTTAAATATGTCTTTAAATAGCAATCATGGCTGTATATTCATCTTTTTGTGAAGTCTCGATGCATTTTGAATTTAATGAAATGAAAGACTTCTCCagtatttgctatttatttattacttatgttttattctattttcagaTGGCCACAAATAAAATCCTTTGACCCCTTGGATGTCACCATTTTGGAATTCGATGGCTGCAATCTCGATATCTCTCATGAACTTGAAATCATGCaatctgaaattcaaagtgagAGCGATACTGAGGAAGAATTTGAGTCTATTTCAAGGGATTTAAAACAGTATGAAGAGAAACCCAAACCCAACTTAGAAGAAACAGAAATCATCAATATTGGCACTAAGATGGAGGTTAAAGAAGTTAAAGTCAGCATTCATTTGAATAGGAAACAAAAGGAGGAAATGATTGAATTCTTAATGCTTTTTCAAGATGTGTTTGCATTGTCATACGATGATATGACAGAGATCTCTACAGACATAGTGGTTCACAGGTTGCCAACTGATCCAAATTTTTTACCTGTAAAGCAGAAGCCACGtaaattcaaaccagaaatgAGTCTCAAAATAAAGGAACAAATTGTGAAGCAGCTCAATGCTAAGATAATCATGGTGTCTCATTATCCCATCTGGTTATCGAATCCTGTGTCAGTGCCTAAGAAATCTGGGGAGGTGCGAGTATGTGTTGATTACAGAGATCTGAATAAGGCCAGTCCAAAAGACGATTTTCCTTTGCCAAACATTCATATTCTTTTGGACAATACTGCTGGACACGAAATTGAATCTTTTGGTGATTGTTTTGCTGGGTATCAtcaaattttgatggcagaagaaGACAGAGAGAAAACCTCTTTTATCACCCCATGGGGAATCTTTTGTTATAGAGTGATGCCTTTCGGGTTGAAGGATGCTGGAGCCACTTATCAGAGAACCATGACTACCCTGTTTCATGACATGATTCACAAGGAGATGGAGGtctatgtggatgatatcataattAAATCCAAGAAGGTTGAGaaccatttggttgatttaaAGAAGCTGTTTGAAAGATTGAGGAAGTATAATTTGAAGTTGAACCCTGCAAAATGTGCTTTTGGAGCTCCGGCTGGTAAGTTATTGGGATTTATTGTCAGCAAGAAGGGTATAGAGATAGATCCTGCGAAAAtaaaagcaattcgagatatgcccattccgaaaagtcaaaaagatGTGAAAAGTTTTCTTGGAAAGATCAATTTCATTGGTCGATTCATTGCACAGTTAACCTCTACCTGTGAGCCTTTATTCAAATTGTTGAAAAAGAATGCGCCAATGGATTGGAATGAAGATTGTCAGCAGGCTTTTGATAAGATCAAGAATTATTTGTTAAATCCTCCGGTCTTAGTGCCACCTCAGCCAGGAAGACCTCTGATTATGTATTTGTTTGTTCTTGATGAGGCTATTGGATGCGTTCTGGGACAGCATGACGAGTCTGGGAAAAGGGAACAAGCCATCTACTATATGAGCAAGAAATTTACAGCATATGAGGCCAACTATTCTTTCCTTGAGAGAAGTTGTTGTGCTTTAGCATGGGCAGCTCAGAAGTTGAGACATTATTTACTCGGTTATACCACTTACTTGATTTCCCGTTCCGATCCTCTGAAATACCTGTTGGAAAAGTCGATGCCCACGGGACGTATGGCTAAGTGGCAAATGATCCTTTCCGAATTCGATATTGTCTTCACAACGCAAAAGGCAGTCAAGGGTCAAGCCATAGCAgatcatttggcagaaaatccaaGAGATGATGATTACCAACCATTGCATACCTACTTTCCTGATGAAGAAATTCTATTCGTTGGAGCAGTTGAGAACATGAGTGAACAGCACCCTGGATGGAGGTTATTTTTCGATGGTGCATCAAATTCTttcggagctggaattggagcagTTTTAGTGTCGCCTGAAGGGAAGCACTATCCCGCTACTGCCAAATTACGATTTCCTTGTACCAACAACATGGCTGAGTATGAAGCTTGTatttttggattgaaaatgGCATTGGACATGGAGATCAAAGACCTGATAGCATTCAGTGATTCTGATTTACTTGTGCACCAGACGCTTAAATAGTGGGTAACTCgggattcaaaaattatgttgTATCATTGTAACTTGCTTAGTTTGGCCAGCAAATTCAGGAATTTGGAACTCAGACATATTCCCCGCACTCGTAATGCCTTTGCTGATGCTTTAGCTACTCTGTTTTCGATGATCCAACATCCAGATGAGCTGGTGATTGAACCTATACAGATCCAACTTCAGAATAGGCCAGCGCATTGTCTTGTTACAGAAAAGGTCACTGATGGTCGCTCCTGGTACAAGGATATTAAGGAATTCATGAAAATGGGATCCTACCCTCCTGATACTGATTCTGTTGCAAAAAATTTCTTACGCAGAATGTCATCAAGATTCTTCTTGAATGGAAAAGTGCTATACAAAAAAACATCTGATTTGGGCCTTCTGAGATGCATCAATGAAGAGAAAGCCgattatatgatgaaagaagtgcatagtggggTTTGTGGGCCACACATGAATGGGCATCTACTGGCTAAGAAGATCATGAGAACAGGGTATTTTTGGCTTACCATGGAGCACGACTGTGTAGATTTTGTTAGAAAGTGTGTTAAGTGTCAAATGCATGGTGATGTTATACGTGCTCCTCCTACAGAATTGCATAGTATGACTGCTCCATGGCCATGTTCGATCTGGGGAATGGATGTGATCGGAACTATTGATTCTCCTGCTTCAAATGGGCATCGATTCATTTTAGTGGCGATTGAATATTTCACCAAGTGGGTTGAGGCCGCGTCCTATAAGCATGTTACTAAGAAAGTGGTGTCGgatttcttgagaaataatatCATCTGTCGTTTTGGGGTACCAGAGACGCTGATCACTGATAATGCCAAAAATCTCAACAATGATATGGTGGATGGATTATGTGAACAGTTCAAGATCAGACATCGAAATTCTGCTATtcataggcctcagatgaatagAGCCGTTGAAgctgcaaataaaaatttgaaaaagattatCCGTAAGATGACTGAAGCACACCGGGATTGGCATGAGAAGCTGCCTTATGCACTAATGGCATACAGAACTACCATCAGAACTTCTACTGGTGCAACTCCCTACTCTcttatgtatggaatggaagcagtACTGCCTGCagaagttgaaattccttccttACGCATTCTGATGGAAGCTCAGATAGAAGAAGTTGAATGGATCAAAGAACGTCAAGAGCAGTTGtctctgattgatgaaaagagaTTGAATGCCGTGTGTCATGGACAATGTTATCAGCAATGAATGGCtcgggcttacaacaaaaaagtcaaACCCCGCttatttgaagttggagataagGTTTTGAAACGGATTCTTCCAATGCAAGATGAGGCTAAAGGGAAGTTTGCTCCCAATTGGCAAGGACCATTCATTGTTAAGAAAGTGCTATCCGGAGGAGCGCTTATTCTTATGGAAATGGACGGTCAAGTTTTTCCCCAACCAATCAATGCGgacatgtgcaaaaagtttttcatttgattaaaaaaaaaatctttaaaaatACTGCAAGAGACGGATTTCAGGCATACttcctctcattttttttttcatttcgatattttacccctaatttttcttctttccttttgacttttcatAACCAGTTTCCTTTTCGCTTGGCTGTCCCTTAAGATCActaaccccatactggggcaatttgtttctttaaaagaaaaagaagaaagaaagaaaaaagaaaaaagaagaaaataggaaaaaatagaaaaaaaaaggagagagaaaatagagATTCTGTCAGAATTAAacaggggcaaatttttatCTCTCTCTCACCCTAGATTGGGGTAAGTTTTGAAAGAATGCTATCTCAAATGATTGCAAACTCATCATATGATCCGCTGTCAAgcctttcaagccttaacctttcctTTGCTACTCTATCCGATCCTAATCACAAGAACCAAAATGGCCGAATTTCGTCTTTTGCAgtactttgaaaaaaaaaaaagcaaatgaTGTAAATACAAACTTTTCTGAAACATGTCAGAGAAGATTGTCTCACTGATGCTACTCATTATCAGAGTATGACTGCAATGATACAGTTGGGGTTAAACTTGTCTTGTCTAtgtctttaggtgaaaacctgaaagggcaccttctataaaaaaaaaaaaaaaagagaaaaaaagaaacaaacaaaaaaacaacaaaaataaaaaaaaaattgaaaagggtGGGGGTAACCTTAgagaaaacccgaaagggcgctgaGGTAGGGTTTTGGAGTACAAGAGAATCAGCAACAGAGAAGAAGATGTTGAGGTCTGGAAGCTGGTGACTATGTTGATTTGGGTCTCTTTCATACTGTTGTTCTTTTGCCGACAATGAATTCCAAAATGGATGACTACGAAAGGGTCAGATGGAGCATTTTTCCTCATCAAAGGCCATCCTCTAAATACGAATCCAAATTTTGATCCTTGGGCCTTTATTCAAAAATTCAACAATTTTGTTTTACTATTCTATttgctattttatttatttattgtgtaTCATTGTTTATTTCATATTAGCAATATTGCATGATGAATactactttttttatttttattttattgtttatatttttcatattttgggTCTCATTCAAAAGACAATCTACTATAATTTACCTCTAAAGAGTCATGAAATTTAAGGTCCTATGATACTAAAGTACGGACAATTGACATTTGACAGTTGTAAAGGTTTTGAAGGGTTGTCGGCTGAATCTAAGGGAGCGATTGGTCGATATTaaaactcatgtttacatgGTTCTCAAGGCAAATGGATCACATGGTGGTGGCAGTATTTTTGTCAcagttgtttcttttccttttctcctttttgcaGGAAAAAATTATGTGACACAACACTGGTTCATTTGAGCATGATTCACACTGGGGCAACCAGTAGAAGGCTTGAGTTCCGAATTTCGCTGGGCATTtcggaagaagaaaaaaaaaaaaagaaagagagaaaagaaaaatactattttctttcttttaaagtTCAAAAATCAATCAAGAAAGTTGTAAGTCCACCAAGTAAGTTTGTCTTGATTTATTACTACTTGAGCAACatacattttaattttttagtttgatggtattgaacttgcattttcatttctttcagtGTTTAATTGGGctcgggtcaatcccaccaatctgttaaaaaaaatcattaaatcaaaaaatcaatcaaaaagatcaatttaaattcctgttggtgagtctcagcgtccaccgcgcacccttctatctcccgttcttgacaatttaatttgctgttggtgagtctcagcgtccaccgcgcacccttctatctcccgttcttgacaatttaaattcctgttggtgagtctcagcgtccaccgcgcacccttctatctccccttcttgaaaattctaattttctattggagcgtaatcgcgtccctccgcgcatcaatttaatttcctgttggtgagtctcagcgtccaccgcgcacccttctacctccccttcttgacaatttaatttcctgttggagcgtaatcgcgtccctcagcgcatctttttctaaa
The Coffea arabica cultivar ET-39 chromosome 6c, Coffea Arabica ET-39 HiFi, whole genome shotgun sequence genome window above contains:
- the LOC140008729 gene encoding uncharacterized protein; protein product: MPVNNLQEVPWNYEEPSLLIGGKDCFKEDISTITRSGKIVGNSDVQSWAKVKSPTPKPHVSENEAVDFLKMLKRSEYKIVEQLDRMPAQISFLNLLLTSELHREALLKILNEAQVPKDIPVDKFSNIVGNVLAANHITFSDDDLTAEGIGHNRALYISVRCNGKLLPRVLVDNGSALNICPWNTLTKLGFRDIKLRPSATVVREFDGSRRESMGEADLVLEIGPTQFQVTCQVMDFSSVYNILLGRPWIHASNSVPSSLHQMLRFIMNDQLITVFAENDCTMIIDANFKGEDRKGTPISSHHVADIVSVGWASRDKSLTQSDLPEASIMMAREMIRGGYEIGRGLGRELQGILEPIEIPTQKDTFGLGFHPTAKDRREMQARKQDEKKGKQIALNIPPLYHTFPRPSEVIMPEMKNPVEEIELDLSQLFVGATCEEEPLENAEFLPITEGAIQNWTADYLPSRREFRWPQIKSFDPLDVTILEFDGCNLDISHELEIMQSEIQSESDTEEEFESISRDLKQYEEKPKPNLEETEIINIGTKMEVKEVKVSIHLNRKQKEEMIEFLMLFQDVFALSYDDMTEISTDIVVHRLPTDPNFLPVKQKPRKFKPEMSLKIKEQIVKQLNAKIIMVSHYPIWLSNPVSVPKKSGEVRVCVDYRDLNKASPKDDFPLPNIHILLDNTAGHEIESFGDCFAGYHQILMAEEDREKTSFITPWGIFCYRVMPFGLKDAGATYQRTMTTLFHDMIHKEMEVYVDDIIIKSKKVENHLVDLKKLFERLRKYNLKLNPAKCAFGAPAGKLLGFIVSKKGIEIDPAKIKAIRDMPIPKSQKDVKSFLGKINFIGRFIAQLTSTCEPLFKLLKKNAPMDWNEDCQQAFDKIKNYLLNPPVLVPPQPGRPLIMYLFVLDEAIGCVLGQHDESGKREQAIYYMSKKFTAYEANYSFLERSCCALAWAAQKLRHYLLGYTTYLISRSDPLKYLLEKSMPTGRMAKWQMILSEFDIVFTTQKAVKGQAIADHLAENPRDDDYQPLHTYFPDEEILFVGAVENMSEQHPGWRLFFDGASNSFGAGIGAVLVSPEGKHYPATAKLRFPCTNNMAEYEACIFGLKMALDMEIKDLIAFSDSDLLVHQTLK